One genomic window of Lytechinus variegatus isolate NC3 chromosome 1, Lvar_3.0, whole genome shotgun sequence includes the following:
- the LOC121416641 gene encoding LOW QUALITY PROTEIN: uncharacterized protein LOC121416641 (The sequence of the model RefSeq protein was modified relative to this genomic sequence to represent the inferred CDS: inserted 1 base in 1 codon), giving the protein MADEEQVLQIDLTEEDETEESDTVPKEEIAVPPDKGRPDPERSSSPVVVLSPELDEPPDGNSGHMEVVVLEDEEEEGPSVVEDSKKVEDSIDSSGDIEPTVDVAEKMDDDGEGSDGSQSSDDMDMLLIADDSDSSDDDTDGVMGESMDREGSSVEESLEKDGCSIVEVPEKLGDNSKDGESNMEVPDESDLQYKVKITRVGGGDFEGFEITHEPVSKSYTRKDDQASDRGSPANAKPAKGESSKEGIEAKEEAAPCSSASIKEIEAVTEREESAQKPEEDRVGTPSFDKDSQKMMTTELEAGDRAMRQLPSPTSTRSSENKSSIRPPSSPFSSDYKPSTPGTLSSRSSTTGSFDGSGKSVGDSANSSKLRAMRNSTRERRENREERERQEKLSKGEKSRELSRSKSNVDKRRLSHPKGVPPEPEPLPPKTRGRMTRVGFDFLPGFKLEAMDYLNNWYPAKILQIDESRHQIQIHFEGWNSRYDQWIHYNSPKLRPLVRMSNRKEGLKEVPEGNHKIGDEVLARWSDCRYYPGKIVGVNTSGSYRIIFYDGIEKNVQGMNVRDMPEELKKQDFFSNLQAQIERAERNAAQRKANRQKYEAKKLQPLSPASSSTGSSPPEERKRKLSTSSPAPSTPIGAKIKKSRSSTEQVERSSEEVKRSRNLSQESRKSRRSTEEVKSPKAAETDPSRRSRYASEEGRRSRNLSEEGRRSNLGEEGRRMRHLSGESGRSRSSTEEVRSPKAAEVDLSRRSRSSSEEGRRSRFASGEGLKLRSSTEEVESPTAEEVERKRSKFGRFSGGVHPPEPTRKGGHFLMGGGSLKKKEVKKEGTGVKLALTKHTTVSRPRFVGRPTGRPVGRPPGSSLQRKEARSASNLPGKELRSVGNVQGKELRSATASTTQAPSVQERSRTVSQVPVEGDSPIPDTTSTGKSPAPVTSSAXGATPTSTPRARPGHVIIPVVEHISMDERLEVAKNLEKLRAIATKEPLFANTHIGHLKDPTKFIAPKELIVDLDHNKFKCEVPGCTKSFRKASLLESHMKYYHAEPGAESGPPQDKDKDKPSSRPRKRNYSATQTSSSRIRRDSDTSGPAAGSTSPSSPPARLVAKRSSAPDTISSPTQGTKKPEAPVMKSPRSPPPIRSPRSPPAQPSKSPKSPPAQLMKSPKSPPPPQLMKSPKSPPPPQPIKSPKSPPPQVSKVPKSPSGTPPSGTVKDTKPPQEPKPLKEPKSPKETTLTKSPKETTAAKLTKEVTSAVKSAEESVKSPKEMTTTKPSKENLSTKSPKENVSTKPSKSHPSTKTEKRIKKEEVNESLSATGRVRHESKSDKSKSDKSSKEKKGSSSEGGGETVKKDSSKKAGLLATSDVTKKTEKTSKSGSTIIPSIIPLIRKDSSKAEAGGFTKREGMSKLDKLKHKKHKDKHKKHKDKKKKKKKKKEKEKKKKKKKRQKDGGKMGILKSQKYKDIDEYILEKKKKEFQFEMPLPVSQFKENYSRHPAPILKSQLLRSVERSDPGHGRGSGEGEIVRCICYRKTEEGFMIQCERCLCWQHSSCVGLTKSTVPDQYVCLICFNPRDQRVSAKYRYGQKWLDDGDLASFSFAPKEHMKEASHNLAATNRLIGEMHVINEVLRGLREKLHILQTDDHPAMKLWARSWLKPKVPETPKPDPLANPGLESSLSPTLDPALSEFKDSLSIDGSLDPEASLTPQETEQIARIMAMSGDLEMATLANLALPCEVGLDSSASSMIDGSLLKEDQNLGDVEMGGLTSVAQGEVVDVGMGALGNVVGGMEVKNAPGHTLGMDASAVMAPRMDPSAVMTPGIDGASSSSSSFNAGDVGEVSSANIPKTPVIQQSQSEDFEPPSVKFVMSSGADRSSAKEPAIVDISDIPSTSAGPSQEQLEAAGMMRFQPLTHNDRREETHRRSPLPQDESSLDTESSMDLDEADAKPEKCKEVLRRTSGTETKEEDESMDISEVPESGPSSSESGSQLDTVPVKEPPLMTTEVNTIPEVVDARDLGSTESVAPESKSKETVAHQSTKDEATPESAVADAQVDDGSVAPTTKPEGTSESQPTTSEPSSNLVVTEEQVNGDSVAPIVEHEGTLVAESALSEASAESVIARDQVGADDSIAAPPTSAVIVEGQSTETEATPESVSADASVDDGAVAATSKPEGTVVRISKVTEVSPDVNVTNEQSQKEGASPLNVNVASSESDKETEKKDCITRPDSEQIRDVKAPEGVTLDSVSDVQPAVEDTKAVEDPSNQDFPNPEVMDPEVQTNNNAKPEDTNQKKSYADIQKSKDSLPEAQDDTDAIPADSCVETGVPPNTNPCVASSNMEGVQANTAENLAAGDSATLVGPSVPSESLHPTPDTSAFGTVDAPTMSLDPANKEMATASGVDPGGLLLPNVVGPGGDNQAFVTPDVRALGPLGMSRVAPPVPMEVEDQPSTSGYSNQSINPEAISGGSGVWTSVQNVSDVPVPATKEESPVKEEIEIKGSLKIIKVPLSVCKKNLREHIEYLEAELEKRMDIIEEEANALEQQFAELPGLSPDIRGLATMNDTFLKTKMQTLLGDLERINNIVAL; this is encoded by the exons ATGGCAGATGAAGAACAAGTCCTCCAAATTGATCTAACTGAAGAAGATGAAACTGAGGAAAGTGATACTGTCCCCAAGGAAGAGATTGCTGTTCCTCCTGATAAAGGACGTCCAGACCCAGAGAGATCCTCTAGTCCTGTCGTGGTATTGAGTCCTGAACTTGATGAACCTCCAGATGGCAACTCTGGTCACATGGAAGTAGTTGTTCTTGAAGATGAGGAGGAAGAAGGGCCTTCCGTGGTTGAGGATAGTAAGAAGGTGGAGGATAGCATAGACTCTTCTGGCGACATTGAACCTACTGTAGACGTTGCAGAAAAgatggatgatgatggagaGGGATCGGATGGGTCGCAATCAAGTGACGACATGGATATGTTGCTCATTGCAGATGATTCTGATTCGAGTGACGATGACACAGATGGTGTAATGGGTGAAAGCATGGACAGAGAGGGTTCTTCGGTTGAAGAGAGTTTAGAGAAAGATGGTTGCTCAATAGTTGAAGTCCCAGAGAAGCTGGGGGATAATTCCAAAGATGGTGAAAGTAACATGGAGGTTCCTGATGAGAGTGATTTGCAATATAAGGTAAAGATTACCAGAGTAGGTGGTGGTGACTTTGAGGGTTTTGAGATCACCCATGAACCGGTTAGTAAGAGTTACACCAGGAAGGATGATCAGGCGAGCGATAGAGGAAGTCCAGCAAATGCCAAACCTGCTAAAGGAGAATCAAGCAAAGAGGGCATTGAAGCGAAGGAAGAAGCTGCACCTTGTAGCAGTGCTTCaatcaaagaaattgaagcagTAACTGAGAGGGAAGAATCTGCCCAGAAACCGGAGGAAGATCGTGTGGGCACTCCGTCATTTGACAAAGACAGTCAGAAGATGATGACTACAGAATTGGAGGCGGGTGACCGTGCCATGAGACAGCTGCCATCGCCAACTTCCACCCGATCAAGTGAAAACAAGTCTAGCATCAGACCCCCGTCATCCCCTTTCTCCAGTGATTACAAACCATCAACACCAGGGACACTTTCCAGTCGTAGCAGCACCACGGGGAGCTTCGACGGAAGCGGAAAGAGTGTAGGGGATTCTGCTAATAGCAGTAAGCTGCGTGCCATGCGCAACTCAACTAGAGAACGAAGAGAGAACAGGGAGGAGCGCGAGAGGCAGGAGAAACTGTCCAAGGGTGAGAAGAGTAGAGAGCTCAGTAGGAGTAAG TCTAATGTTGACAAGAGGAGGCTTAGTCATCCAAAAGGTGTTCCCCCGGAGCCTGAGCCCTTGCCGCCCAAAACGAGAGGTAGGATGACCAGGGTCGGCTTTGACTTTTTACCCGGATTCAAGCTAGAGGCGATGGACTATTTGAATAATTG GTATCCTGCAAAGATACTGCAGATCGACGAGTCACGCCATCAGATACAGATTCATTTTGAAGGCTGGAACTCCCGCTACGACCAGTGGATCCATTACAACTCACCTAAGCTCCGCCCACTGGTCAGGATGTCCAATCGCAAGGAGGGATTAAAAGAGGTTCCTGAAGGG aaTCACAAAATTGGTGATGAAGTTTTGGCACGTTGGTCCGACTGTCGCTACTACCCGGGCAAGATTGTCGGCGTCAATACATCCGGAAGTTATCGGATTATCTTTTACGATGGAATTGAGAAAAACGTCCAGGGTATGAACGTCAGAGATATGCCAGAAGAACTCAAGAAACAA GATTTCTTCAGTAATCTTCAGGCTCAGATAGAGAGAGCAGAGCGCAATGCTGCACAGAGGAAAGCCAACAGACAGAAGTATGAAGCCAAGAAATTACAACCTTTATCTCCAG CTTCATCCAGCACGGGATCTAGTCCTCCAGAAGAGCGCAAAAGGAAACTGTCAACTTCCTCACCCGCCCCTTCTACTCCCATAGGTGCAAAGATCAAGAAGTCAAGGTCCAGCACAGAGCAGGTTGAAAGGTCAAGtgaagaggtcaaaaggtcaagaaATCTGAGCCAAGAAAGCAGGAAATCTAGAAGAAGTACAGAGGAGGTCAAATCGCCCAAGGCTGCAGAAACCGATCCAAGTCGCAGGTCAAGATATGCTAGTGAGGAGGGTAGGAGATCAAGGAATCTTAGCGAAGAGGGTCGAAGGTCAAATCTCGGTGAGGAGGGTCGAAGGATGAGACATCTGAGTGGAGAAAGTGGGAGGTCTAGGAGTAGTACAGAAGAGGTCAGGTCACCAAAGGCTGCTGAAGTCGATCTAAGTCGCAGGTCGAGATCCTCCAGCGAGGAGGGTCGCAGGTCAAGATTTGCAAGTGGAGAGGGTCTGAAGTTGAGAAGCAGCACAGAGGAGGTTGAATCGCCCACGGCTGAGGAAGTAGAGCGAAAAAGATCAAAGTTTGGCAGATTCTCAGGAGGCGTGCATCCGCCCGAGCCAACTAGAAAAGGAGGACACTTTCTGATGGGAGGAGGAAGTCTTAAGAAGAAGGAGGTTAAGAAGGAAGGAACCGGTGTTAAG CTTGCCTTGACCAAGCACACCACAGTTTCCAGGCCTAGGTTTGTGGGTAGGCCCACCGGGAGGCCCGTCGGTAGGCCCCCGGGTAGTAGTCTTCAGAGGAAAGAAGCACGGTCCGCCAGCAATCTTCCAGGGAAGGAGCTGCGTTCTGTAGGCAACGTTCAGGGGAAAGAACTGCGATCAGCCACCGCTTCCACCACTCAGg CTCCTAGTGTGCAAGAAAGATCGAGAACTGTCTCTCAAGTACCTGTCGAGGGTGACAGTCCAATTCCAGACACAA CCTCAACAGGTAAATCTCCAGCGCCTGTTACTTCATCTG GCGGAGCCACTCCTACCTCGACACCGAGAGCAAGACCAG gGCATGTGATTATCCCTGTGGTGGAGCACATCTCAATGGACGAACGTCTGGAGGTCGCTAAGAACCTGGAAAAACTACGAGCTATCGCTACAAAAGAACCTT TGTTTGCCAATACTCATATTGGACACTTGAAGGATCCAACAAAAT TCATTGCACCTAAGGAGTTGATCGTGGACCTGGACCACAACAAGTTCAAGTGCGAGGTCCCTGGATGTACCAAGTCATTCAGGAAGGCCAGTCTACTTGAGTCCCATATGAAGTACTACCACGCAGAGCCAGGCGCCGAATCTGGTCCACCCCAAGACAAGGATAAGGACAAGCCGTCCTCGAGGCCAAGGAAAAGGAATTATTCAG CTACTCAGACATCGTCATCAAGGATTCGAAGGGATTCAGATACTTCTGGTCCAGCTGCTGGTTCAACCTCCCCATCCTCCCCTCCGGCTAGACTGGTTGCCAAGCGATCATCAGCACCGGACACAATCTCCTCTCCCACCCAAGGGACAAAGAAACCAGAGGCTCCCGTCATGAAGTCTCCTAGATCCCCACCTCCAATCAGAAGCCCAAGGTCTCCTCCAGCCCAGCCGTCGAAGTCGCCAAAGAGTCCTCCTGCACAGCTGATGAAGTCGCCTAAGTCTCCTCCTCCTCCGCAGCTGATGAAGTCGCCCAAGTCTCCTCCGCCGCCGCAGCCGATAAAGTCACCTAAGAGTCCACCGCCGCAGGTATCCAAGGTGCCCAAGTCTCCATCTGGGACACCACCCTCCGGTACTGTCAAAGACACCAAGCCGCCTCAGGAGCCAAAACCATTGAAGGAACCCAAATCACCAAAGGAAACCACATTAACCAAATCCCCAAAGGAAACAACTGCAGCTAAATTAACAAAAGAAGTGACTTCAGCTGTTAAATCGGCTGAAGAATCAGTGAAGTCGCCAAAGGAAATGACTACAACAAAACCATCAAAGGAAAACTTGTCGACTAAATCACCAAAAGAGAATGTATCCACTAAGCCATCAAAGTCCCATCCATCTACAAAGACAGAGAAAAGGATTAAGAAAGAGGAAGTCAATGAGTCTCTGTCAGCAACTGGTAGGGTGAGACACGAGAGCAAATCCGACAAAAGCAAGTCTGACAAAAGTTCTAAGGAAAAGAAGGGGTCTTCAAGTGAAGGTGGTGGAGAAACAGTTAAGAAGGATTCATCTAAAAAGGCAGGCCTGTTGGCAACAAGTGACGTTACTAAAAAGACTGAAAAGACTTCCAAATCAGGCAGCACCATCATTCCGTCAATCATTCCATTGATACGGAAGGACTCATCCAAGGCCGAGGCGGGAGGATTCACAAAGCGAGAAGGCATGTCAAAGTTGGACAAACTCAAACACAAGAAACACAAGGACAAGCACAAAAAGCACAAagacaagaagaagaaaaaaaagaagaagaaggaaaaggagaagaaaaagaaaaagaagaagcgGCAGAAGGATGGAGGGAAGATGGGTATCCTGAAGAGCCAAAAGTACAAGGACATTGATGAATACATCctggagaaaaagaagaaggaattCCAATTTGAAA TGCCTCTTCCTGTTTCCCAGTTCAAGGAGAACTATTCTCGGCACCCTGCCCCGATCTTGAAGTCCCAGCTCCTGAGGAGTGTTGAGAGATCGGATCCTGGTCATGGCAGAGGGAGCGGTGAGGGGGAGATCGTCAGGTGTATCTGCTACCGAAAGACAGAAGAGGGCTTCATGATACAG tgtgAACGTTGTCTTTGCTGGCAGCATAGTAGCTGTGTGGGACTAACCAAATCCACTGTTCCTGATCAGTATGTCTGTCTCATCTGCTTCAATCCAAGAG ACCAGAGAGTGAGTGCCAAGTACCGCTATGGCCAGAAATGGCTGGATGATGGGGACTTGGCATCCTTTTCCTTCGCTCCCAAGGAACATATGAAGGAGGCGTCTCACAACCTTGCAGCCACCAACCGTCTCATCGGCGAGATGCACGTCATCAACGAGGTCCTGAGAGGACTCCGGGAGAAGCTCCATATTCTTCA AACTGATGACCATCCTGCCATGAAACTGTGGGCTAGATCCTGGTTAAAACCCAAGGTACCAGAGACACCAAAGCCAGACCCTCTTGCCAATCCAGGTCTAGAATCCAGCTTGAGTCCCACCCTGGATCCTGCCTTGTCCGAGTTCAAAGACTCCCTGAGTATTGATGGGAGCTTGGACCCAGAGGCGAGCTTGACGCCGCAAGAGACGGAGCAGATCGCAAGAATCATGGCCATGAGTGGTGACCTGGAAATGGCCACGTTGGCAAACTTGGCTTTGCCTTGTGAGGTTGGACTTGACTCGTCTGCATCATCCATGATTGACGGAAGCCTCTTGAAGGAAGACCAGAATCTAGGGGATGTGGAGATGGGTGGACTGACTAGCGTCGCGCAGGGGGAAGTGGTAGATGTCGGGATGGGAGCGCTTGGAAACGTTGTGGGTGGAATGGAGGTCAAGAATGCACCAGGACATACTCTCGGAATGGATGCTTCAGCTGTTATGGCACCAAGAATGGATCCTTCTGCTGTTATGACACCAGGAATAGATGGagcatcttcatcatcttcatcattcaaTGCTGGTGATGTTGGTGAGGTTTCTTCGGCTAACATTCCAAAGACACCAGTGATTCAGCAGAGCCAGAGTGAAGATTTTGAGCCTCCCTCAGTCaaatttgtgatgtcatcaggTGCGGACAGGTCGTCAGCAAAAGAGCCAGCGATTGTGGACATCAGTGACATCCCGTCAACATCTGCTGGCCCCAGCCAGGAACAGTTAGAGGCAGCTGGTATGATGCGGTTTCAGCCACTTACTCACAATGACAGGAGAGAAGAAACACACAGACGGAGCCCCTTACCCCAAGATGAAAGCAGTCTTGATACAGAGAGTTCAATGGATTTGGATGAAGCAGATGCAAAGCCCGAGAAATGCAAAGAAGTGTTACGTCGGACTTCGGGAACAGAAACAAAGGAGGAGGATGAGAGTATGGACATTTCAGAAGTACCTGAAAGTGGTCCATCATCTTCTGAGTCTGGATCTCAATTGGACACTGTTCCTGTCAAGGAGCCTCCTTTGATGACTACTGAAGTGAATACCATCCCAGAAGTAGTAGATGCTAGAGATCTTGGATCAACTGAATCAGTTGCTCCAGAATCAAAATCCAAAGAAACTGTTGCTCATCAATCAACAAAAGATGAGGCTACACCAGAATCGGCAGTGGCTGATGCTCAAGTAGATGATGGCTCAGTTGCTCCAACAACAAAACCTGAAGGAACCTCAGAGAGTCAACCAACAACAAGTGAGCCTTCTTCAAATTTAGTTGTGACTGAAGAACAAGTTAATGGTGACTCGGTAGCTCCAATTGTAGAACATGAAGGAACCCTAGTAGCGGAGTCAGCATTAAGTGAGGCTTCTGCAGAATCGGTAATAGCTCGAGATCAAGTAGGTGCTGATGACTCCATTGCTGCACCACCAACATCAGCAGTAATTGTGGAAGGGCAGTCAACTGAAACTGAGGCTACTCCAGAATCAGTATCAGCTGATGCTAGTGTAGACGACGGTGCTGTTGCTGCCACATCGAAGCCTGAAGGAACTGTTGTTCGTATATCAAAAGTAACTGAAGTTTCTCCAGATGTAAATGTTACAAATGAACAAAGTCAGAAGGAAGGGGCCAGTCCATTGAACGTGAATGTTGCTAGTTCAGAAAGTGACAAGGAAACTGAAAAGAAGGATTGCATCACACGACCTGACAGTGAACAAATAAGAGATGTTAAAGCACCTGAAGGAGTGACTCTTGATAGTGTGAGTGATGTCCAACCTGCAGTAGAAGATACCAAGGCAGTAGAAGATCCTTCTAATCAGGACTTTCCAAATCCTGAGGTGATGGACCCAGAAGTACAGACAAATAATAATGCCAAACCTGAAGACACAAACCAGAAAAAATCATATGCAGATATACAGAAGAGTAAAGATTCGTTGCCCGAAGCGCAAGATGACACTGACGCTATCCCTGCTGACTCTTGCGTGGAAACGGGTGTTCCACCAAACACCAACCCATGTGTTGCATCTTCCAATATGGAGGGAGTTCAAGCAAATACAGCAGAAAATCTAGCAGCGGGTGATAGTGCGACTCTTGTTGGTCCTTCAGTACCTTCAGAATCGCTGCATCCCACTCCTGACACCAGTGCTTTTGGGACAGTAGATGCCCCAACCATGTCATTGGATCCTGCTAACAAGGAGATGGCCACGGCATCTGGTGTTGATCCTGGAGGATTGCTCTTGCCAAATGTAGTTGGGCCTGGTGGTGATAACCAAGCATTTGTCACACCCGATGTCCGAGCCCTTGGTCCATTGGGGATGAGCAGAGTGGCCCCTCCTGTTCCCATGGAAGTCGAAGACCAACCATCAACGTCGGGCTActccaaccaatcaatcaaccctGAAGCGATTTCGGGTGGGAGTGGTGTATGGACATCTGTCCAG aatgtGTCAGATGTCCCAGTACCAGCCACCAAAGAGGAAAGTCCTGTTAAAGAGGAGATCGAGATTAAGGGGTCACTGAAAATCATCAAGGTACCGCTGAGTGTATGCAAGAAGAACCTGAGGGAACACATTGAATACTTAGAAGCCGAGCTGGAGAAGAGGATGGATATCATAGAAGAAGAGGCAAATG CTCTTGAGCAGCAGTTTGCAGAGCTACCGGGTCTGAGCCCTGACATCCGAGGTCTAGCTACCATGAACGACACTTTCCTCAAGACCAAGATGCAAACCCTTCTTGGCGACTTGGAACGTATCAATAACATTGTAGCATTGTGA